From Drosophila suzukii chromosome 2R, CBGP_Dsuzu_IsoJpt1.0, whole genome shotgun sequence, a single genomic window includes:
- the LOC108019719 gene encoding polyadenylate-binding protein 1-B translates to MSALKAFIFVALFAVAYCAPSPGFFGKHEHHTIHVPYKVHTVHHHHVQKVHVPVVKHVPVPIYKEVPVHHVHHEEVPVPVHHVHHEEVPVHHVFDDHHDHHGWSSHHGHGWL, encoded by the exons ATGTCCGCCCTGAAAGCATTC ATCTTCGTCGCCCTCTTCGCCGTGGCCTACTGCGCCCCCAGTCCCGGCTTCTTTGGCAAACA CGAGCACCACACCATCCACGTGCCGTACAAGGTGCACACGGTGCATCACCACCACGTCCAGAAGGTCCATGTGCCGGTGGTGAAGCACGTGCCAGTGCCCATCTACAAGGAGGTTCCCGTGCACCACGTCCACCACGAGGAGGTCCCGGTGCCAGTGCACCACGTCCACCACGAGGAGGTGCCCGTCCACCACGTCTTCGATGACCACCACGACCACCACGGCTGGAGCTCCCACCACGGACACGGCTGGCTGTAA
- the LOC108019704 gene encoding uncharacterized protein — MIYLQSCCCCVDLRIGTIVIGVLHIIADILGGTFIALFGESGIPDLGHTLFIIFMMLHILSCVFLIIGCFRLKSSWMLFYIIMTMIKILAMIILIISDVILVIWYWVLVTYALMFFLCLYFWLVSYSFYAALGGALFI; from the exons ATGATCTACCTAcagagctgctgctgctgcgtgGATCTGCGCATCGGTACCATTGTGATTGGAGTTCTGCATATCATAGCGGATATTCTTGGAGGTACTTTCATTGCGCTATTTGGGGAGTCTG GCATTCCCGATTTGGGCCATACTCTGTTCATTATATTCATGATGCTGCACATACTGAGCTGCGTATTCCTGATCATCGGCTGCTTTCGG TTAAAAAGCAGCTGGATGCTCTTTTATATAATAATGACTATGATCAAAATTCTTGCCATGATTATACTGATAATATCCGACGTTATACTCGTCATTTGGTACTGGGTGTTGGTCACATATGCCCTAATGTTCT TTTTATGCCTATATTTCTGGCTGGTGTCCTACTCCTTTTACGCCGCCCTCGGGGGAGCGCTGTTTATCTAA
- the LOC108019657 gene encoding cuticle protein 1, which produces MFFKLLFATFVALAVAKPQHQPAAQYPAGVNPQDCPNFPICDNARLHNPQPQWGAPQPQWQQPQPQWNAQPQQQWQQPQQQWNPQPQPQWQPQPSWNAAPAPSAGGDKYPAGINPQTCPNYPYCDVNAGHGGAPVAAPPLPGWTERLYPAGVSPHQCPNFPYCN; this is translated from the exons ATGTTCTTCAAGCTG CTTTTCGCAACCTTTGTGGCTCTGGCGGTGGCCAAGCCCCAGCACCAACCTGCTGCCCAGTATCCGGCTGGCGTCAATCCCCAGGACTGCCCCAACTTCCCCATCTGTGATAACGCGCGTCTGCACAATCCCCAGCCACAGTGGGGTGCCCCGCAGCCGCAGTGGCAGCAGCCGCAGCCACAGTGGAACGCGCAGCCGCAGCAACAGTGGCAGCAGCCGCAGCAACAGTGGAACCCCCAGCCGCAGCCCCAGTGGCAGCCACAGCCCTCGTGGAACGCAGCTCCTGCTCCATCCGCCGGTGGCGATAAGTATCCGGCTGGCATCAACCCGCAGACCTGCCCCAACTACCCGTACTGCGACGTGAATGCCGGACACGGCGGCGCCCCTGTGGCTGCTCCTCCGCTGCCCGGCTGGACGGAGCGTCTCTACCCCGCCGGAGTCTCGCCACACCAGTGCCCCAACTTCCCCTACTGCAACTAA
- the Lnpk gene encoding endoplasmic reticulum junction formation protein lunapark, whose amino-acid sequence MGFVLSKFRKEKSTEAVLEGLQTQIQALEKYMINTEERKRRFVTNFVGFTIGAYIVGFGLWYFFYFPPTVQECFMYLVPLLLFPIVIIFLRRLFTWYFQRKLNKNGDKLSRLKEDKRKILEQVMDKETYKVAVNLLERFGDKKQLRITGLPTGSTPNRSLVERSPQPAAAARTAITGGQQQQQRSLAPYTSVYRNNNNNNTSLNSSVISTQSLAPVTSASPQLRAVQELRRRSPFPIVDDRSRSALDRIVDFIVGDSPKDRFGMICKECHAHNGMLPKEEYEYTTFRCAFCNVLNQARKKRPVAPRLSLETPSETAAKRNDSSDSESSDDDSDKEPSVRRALLQNVPSSETDMDATTVTEDLAMETETPETGSTTAEANSTEVTASS is encoded by the exons ATGGGATTCGTGCTGTCCAAGTTCCGG AAGGAAAAGTCTACGGAGGCGGTTTTGGAGGGGCTGCAGACGCAGATCCAGGCGTTGGAGAAGTACATGATCAACACCGAGGAGCGGAAGCGGCGGTTCGTGACCAACTTTGTGGGCTTCACCATAGGCGCGTATATCGTGGGCTTCGGACTCTGGTACTTCTTCTACTTCCCGCCGACGGTGCAGGAGTGCTTCATGTACCTGGTGCCCCTCCTCCTCTTTCCCATTGT CATTATCTTTCTGCGGCGGCTGTTTACGTGGTACTTCCAGCGCAAGCTCAACAAAAATGGCGATAAGCTGTCCCGTCTGAAGGAGGACAAGCGCAAGATATTGGAGCAGGTCATGGACAAAGAGACCTATAAG GTGGCAGTGAATCTCCTGGAGCGCTTTGGCGATAAGAAGCAGCTCCGCATCACCGGACTTCCGACCGGATCGACGCCCAAccgctcgctggttgagcggTCTCCTCAGCCAGCTGCCGCCGCCCGAACTGCAATAACGGGCggacagcaacaacagcagcggTCGCTTGCACCGTACACCAGTGTCTAccgcaacaataacaacaacaatacATCGCTAAATAGCAGCGTCATCAGCACCCAGTCACTGGCTCCGGTGACGTCAGCATCACCACAGTTGCGCGCCGTTCAAGAATTGCGTCGGCGATCGCCTTTTCCCATCGTGGACGATCGATCACGGAGCGCCCTAGATCGCATTGTGGACTTCATCGTGGGTGACAGTCCAAAGGATCGATTTGGCATGATCTGCaaagagtgccacgcccacaacg GAATGCTGCCCAAGGAGGAGTACGAGTACACTACCTTCAGGTGTGCATTCTGCAATGTACTTAACCAGGCAAGGAAGAAGCGACCCGTGGCCCCCCGTCTATCCTTGGAGACACCATCGGAAACAGCAGCAAAGCGGAACGACAGCTCAGATAGTGAATCATCCGATGATGACTCTG ATAAGGAGCCATCTGTACGAAGAGCCCTGCTTCAGAATGTGCCATCGAGTGAAACTGATATGGATGCCACCACCGTAACGGAAGACTTGGCAATGGAGACTGAAACACCCGAGACTGGATCTACTACCGCGGAAGCCAACAGTACTGAGGTGACTGCGAGTTCCTGA